The Xiphias gladius isolate SHS-SW01 ecotype Sanya breed wild unplaced genomic scaffold, ASM1685928v1 HiC_scaffold_655, whole genome shotgun sequence nucleotide sequence ACTGTCACCTATCCTTTCACCAGTCCATCGATTCGTCCATTCCATTCATCATACAGGTAGACTTTTAGCAGAGTTGGCCATGCGGTTCATGTTAAGCATCGGTCTGAAGAGGCGCAGTCGGTTGTTATCCCCACGGTATGTCTTCAACCCTTCAAACAGCTGgtaagaagagaagagaagagactaAAAAATTACTAAACTAAATTGTTACATACTAAACTAAATCAAACTTCTGATATGACCGTGAGATGAGACAGCATATATATTAAGcaaatctattttaactaagaaaaggaaaagtaagGCTACAGTTTGAATCAATCCTGGTCAGTGCACCTGTATGCTGTAGTGTAGTGACGAACAGGCTGGGTGGAGTGACAGGTTCCCAAAGGGCTTGATGAGCGGAGCCTGCCAGCCCTCGGTTACACTCCACTCTATGGTCAGCATGTGGTCAGTGAAGACAGTCCCAAATACAAAAACGTCCAGTTTGGTCTTTGAAGTGGGAGAAAGCTGGATAACCAGGTCAGCTGCCTGGTTACACAGACCATAAGAGCAGATGAATTCCTGTTTTAGAATGAATCTGAAGATTCGATGTAAGAACCCAGTCTGTATTAGACTTTTAATTTATGGAGTATTGTGTTCACTTTTCATATATGGCTGCATAAAACCTTTATTACACATCATTCTTTTCATGTCAAAGACATATTATCTTCATACTGTGGCTTAGTTTTCAGTCATCacttctgcatgtgtgtaatgtTATTGTGTAATGGTAGTGGTGTTCattaaaagatgaaagaatgtgataaaaaaaaaaaaaaaaactagcaatAACCttggtccagacagaaatcACATTAGCATTAAAGGGGCTTGAATCGAAGTTATCCAGTCTCCAACTCCATTGTGTCCCCATGTTACCTCCATAGTGTTGCAGTAACAGCAGGCTGACAGAGATGGGTAATACCTTTCAAAGAGATTTTAGAAACACAGTTTGGAGTGCTGTCCTTTCCTGCTGTCCTGTAAAACTGAGTTATGTGATCCTTCTTTTAAAGAGACACTTAATGCTCGCACACCATTTAGATAGCTATCTTTTCCAAGTGGCTGGAATTAGACTGGCCCTTTATCTCCTTCCTTCTGGTGCAGAAGGTTGCTTGCACCGTAATCCCAGATTACAGTTCTGGGAAGTGGCAAGCAACCACAGCACACCACTGTGTGAAAGCGGTCAGAGTACTGCATTTTCTTctactatattttattttttatcacaGTTAGTTTGTCTCTGATTATCTTT carries:
- the LOC120787789 gene encoding branched-chain-amino-acid aminotransferase, cytosolic-like, whose protein sequence is GGYLSTTPVAVNSIPSFKAADLVIQLSPTSKTKLDVFVFGTVFTDHMLTIEWSVTEGWQAPLIKPFGNLSLHPACSSLHYSIQLFEGLKTYRGDNNRLRLFRPMLNMNRMANSAKSLPAFDQSDLLDCIMRLVEIDQGWVPHSASASLYIRPTFISTE